The segment TGTTTCTAATTGATAGGTGCCAGTGGTAATTCTGCCCAGGTGGTGCAGCGTTTCTGCCACACCAATGGTGCCGTGGCCGCACATATTCAGGTAGCCAACGTTATTGAAGAAGATCACCCCTGCAACGCAATCCGATCGTGTGGGAGGCACCAACAACGCACCGACGATTACTTCGGAACCACGTGGTTCCAGAATGATCGCACTGCGATAGTGGTCGAAATGGGTGGCGAAGTTCTCCTTCATTGCTGCCAGAGATTCCCCCACTAGTGGAGGTCCACCCGCAATCACGGTGCGTGTGGGTTCCCCACCTGTGTGGGAGTCAATAATTTCGATCGTCTGATAGTTTTTGCGTATTGACCCAGGTTCAGTCATCATTTACTTCTTTGCACGATGTGCGGTTGACTGAACTTACGATACTTTCGGACGATTGGCGATTGCGGTATTGATAATATCCATTACCCACTCACGCTCGGTACCTGTAACAGGATAGCGTGGGGCACGGGTGACTTCGCTGCCCATGCCCGTGGCTGCGTTGGCCATTTTGATGTACTGCACCAGCTTCGGCAGAGTGTCCAGGTGAAGCAGGGGGGTATACCAACGGTAAACTTCGACTGCTTCAGCGTATTTGCCAGCCATTGCCAGATCCCACAGCAAACGGTTTTCTGCTGGGAAAGCATTCACCAGACCAGAAACCCAACCCGTTGCCCCCAGCATGACACTTTCGAGTGCAAGATCATCGACACCACAGAACAGTTCGTAGCGATTGCCGCAAGCATTGCGAATATCAGTAATGCGTCGCACGTTTTCGCTGGATTCTTTGATGGCAACAAACTTGGGTTCATCAGCCATCTGCACAAACATCTCCGGTGTGATATCGACAGCGTATGCGATGGGATTGTTGTAAATCATGATCGGCAGGTCGCTGGCTTTGGCAACCGCACGGAAATGTTGGATCGCTTCTTCGCCAGATGCCTTGTAAACCATGCCCGGCAGCACCATCAGTCCGTCGAGGCCTGCTTTTTCGGCAGCCTTGGCAAACTCACATGCCTGACGAGTGGTGGTTTCTGCCACCCCACTGAGTAGCGGGACGCGACCTGCAACCGCATCTTTGCTGGCACGCAGCACATCCAGTTTCTCGGCAGGAGTCAGAGAACAATTTTCACCCACGGTGCCCAGCACGATCATGCCATGCACGCCCGCCTGGATCATCTGGTCAATATGTTTTGCGGTGGCTTCAAAGTTGATTGATTCATCCGCATTAAATTCAGTGGTAGCGGCAGGAAATACTCCATACCATTTGGTAGTCATTGTTGTTCCTATGGTTTCTTTTTCTGGTTTTTCAGATATTCGTTGTATTCCCGTTCCATGGCTTCTGGCCAACGAAAACGGGGAGCTTTTGATTTATCAAACCCTTGCAAATGGGCCAATTCTTTCCTTTTCGAAGGTTTTACATAAAGCCAGTTGTTATCGGGAAAAGCTTCTTCCAGCAATTTCACCACGCGGGGATCGTATTTTTTCAGTTGCTCCCGCGAATTAATGTCGTTGTGCTGGGCATCGTTGGTGCGATTACAATGGAACCACGACTGAACAGCTTCCGCCCAGTATTCAGCGGGGTTGGAGATAGCATAAGTGCCTTTCCATAAACCACCTTCCTTGGCAGCGTCGTAACAAGCCTGAAGTTTCTCCTGAAACTTTCGATCCACTTTTGCCAGCCCCTGCTGGTGTACCACATGGGCAAATTCGTGCACCATGATCGATTCGGTGTGATACGGATCACCGGGATAATCAAGCAGGTTTTCTTCCCCGCAACTTACCGCAGGCCGTACGCGCGTGGCACCCAGGCCGCGGGCACGCCGATTCCAGTATTCTTTGGGCTTCAGGTCAGAATGTTCAGGAATATCCAGCGTAAATTCATTCACGGACATAATTGCCAGTCGCACGCGGGAAGCAACGATCGATTTGCGAACATCATCCCGCCCCTTCAGCATCGAGTCAATCACATAATGAGCTTCCAGCAAGGCAAAGTCAGAGACTTTGTCACTGCTCAGGATTGGTAATCCATCGCTGAGGATGCATTTCTGATAGTAATCAGAAAGTTTCCATTCTTTTTTCAGTGCCTCCGGAACGGGCCCCACCTTGTCTGCGGCATGCACGTGGCTGCCACTCAGGAGAATCAGGATTGGTAATACCAGGTAACAGTAGTGGATCATCAGCAGGTTCTCCATAATTACCCATCCAGGAATGAGCGTAATTTTTCATCGGGTGCTGGGGCATAGGAATCCGGTTCCATCGTGGGGCTGGCTCGTCCCTGGGTCACGCTGCGAATTTCATCCGCATAGGCGAACATTGTTTCCAGTGGCACGCGGGCTTCAATAAAGCTGGTTTTCCCGTTCGATTCCTGATTATCAATTTCCCCACGTCGGGAAATAATGTAGGAGATCACATTACCCATCACTTCATCAGGTACGTTGACGGTCAGCCGCATAATCGGTTCCAGAAGCTGCATGTTTTCTCTACTGAACGCCTTCTGCAGTGCGTCCGATATCGCAGCCTCATAAGCGGCATCGGTGGAGCGTTCGGGATCGAAAGTGGCATCCACAATCGTGGCATGCACATCCAGCACCGGAAAACCCAGCCCGCCTGACTGGATTGCTACCTTGAGTGATTTTGTTAAAGCATCTTTGATGTTGTCTGGAACGATGCCAGGCTTCAGTTTGTTGACCACGCTGGTAGGATGTTCCGCTTTTTTTACTTCGAAATCAATCGTTACGTTTGCGAAGACTGATTTGCCACCCAACATGCGATCGCACTCACCCACAATCCGGCAACTTTCCTTCAGCGTTTCGCGATAGCTCACCTGGGGCTTACCCACGCGGATTTTCAGCCGAAAATCCCGTTCCAGACGATTTCGCTTCACTTCCAGGTGCAACGTGCCCATCCCACTCATCAGCATCTGGCCGGTATCTTTATCGACACGAATATGCAGCGTGGGGTCCTCCCTCTCCAGTTTCGACAGGGCACCAATCAATTTATCTTTATCTGCACTCGATTCTGGCTCGATCCGCTGGCTGACCACCGTTTCAGCAAAAGTAATCTGCTCAAGCAGAATGGGGTGTTGGGTGTCGCATAATGTATCGCCAGTAACGCAGTCTTTCAGCCCAATCACGGCCACAATATCCCCCGCATAGGTGTGGGGCAAATCGTCGCGCTGGGTGGGATCGGCATGAATGTGGTACAGTTTGCCAATGACTTCCTTGCTGTCCCGCCCTGGATTGTAGACGCGTGAGTTGAACTTCAGTGTGCCCGAATAGATGCGAAGAAAAAACAGGTCGCCAGAATCCTGGGCAATCACCTTGAAAACCAGTGCGCAGAAATAATCTTTGGGGTCTGGTTTGCGAACTTCTTCCTTATTATTTTTCTTGGGATTCACACCCACAACCGGTGGGACATCCAACGGACTAGGCATGTAATAGCAGATCGCATCCAGTAATGGCTGAATCCCTGCGTGTTCCCGGCCACTTCCACACAATACGGGGTGAATTTGCCCACGGACTGCCTGTTTACGAATTAACTGCCGCACATCGTCCAGTGGGATCTCTTCACCTTCCAGATACCGCGTAGTAATCATGTCCTCATCATCGTGTTCCGTGATGACATTAAACAGATTCTCGCGATAACTTTGGGCTTCCGCCAGCAATTCTTCTGGAATCGCCTCGGTGCGAATGGTTTTGCCAAAATCAGCACTTTCAAAATAGAGAGCCTCCATTTTCAGCAGATCAACGATGCCAATGAAGGGTGTATTTGTTTCCTTGCTCGATCCCGAACCAATTGGTATGAACAAGGGCAGGGGCCTGCCTTCCAAAACTTCGCGGATTTCTTCCACTGCAGCCGGAAAATTGGCTCCCACGATATCCATTTTGTTAATGAACACCAACCGTGGGACGTTGTACTTGTTGGCTTGGCGCCACACCGTTTCCGACTGTGCTTCCACCCCTTTCTGGGCATCGAAAACACAGATGCAGCCATCCAGCACGCGGAGTGAACGTTCTACTTCTGCGGTGAAGTCCACGTGGCCGGGGGTGTCAATCAAATTGACATCGTGGTTCAGCCATTTCAGCGGAACGCACGCCGAATAAATGGTGATACCACGTTGTTGTTCTTCGGGATCAAAATCGGTTTCGGTGGTGCCATGATCTACCCCACCCAGTTTGTGTTTGGCACCAGCGTAATACAACAGGTGTTCGCTGGTCGTGGTTTTTCCTGCATCGATGTGGGCAATCACCCCCACGTTGCGAATTTTGGAAATTTCTATCTCTGATTCACCACTGTCTTTTGCCATGATCCACCTGTCTGCAACAATTAACTGTTAGAGTATGGGACTGACCTCCGAAATGCCCCACGTGGGCGACTTTTTACCAGTTCCGGAATTGCTCAAATCCATTGCAGCGATCCAAAATCAAAAAAGTAAACTTTAGTTCACTTATATATAATATATCCACGTACATTAATGTTGGGGAGATTTTTTCTCGAAAAAGTTCCGAAAATCTGAAAAAGTGCTGCCCTAACTGCTGACATCACAAGTGTTTACAGAGTTTTCAACTTTCTTCAACTTTTTTGCAAAATAGCGATCACCCTTCTGGCTGACCTGTACACAGAGTGGGACGATTTCCCAATTTTCACCCACCACGAGTTAGCATGGATTTCAACATGTTTAAACGGTTCGTGCAGGTCCGATTGCACCAATTGTGCAAAATTCACCTTTTTTTCTCAAGTTTCCAAAAGAAGTACTTGAACCCCACAGTGGGGTAAAGTATAGTTTCAGTGGTAGCAAATGGGGCAAAGTGGGGCCAAGTGGGAGACAAATGCTTCTAACTGGGACTCACCCCCGGACTTTAGATGATAAAAATCGCCTGACGCTGCCAAAACGGGTACGTGAGGTGATGGGCGAGCCCACGATTTTGTACGTAACTCCCGGCCCTGACAAGAGTTTATGGATATTTACTGAGGCCGAACTGGAGAAGTTGTCGCAGAAATTGGATGAGTTGCCTGCCACCAACGCAGAAGCGAAACTCTTTCGTCGGTTGTACTTTGCCCAGACAGAAACGGTGGACGTGGATAAAACGGGACGCATTCTGGTCCC is part of the Zavarzinella sp. genome and harbors:
- a CDS encoding dihydrodipicolinate synthase family protein gives rise to the protein MTTKWYGVFPAATTEFNADESINFEATAKHIDQMIQAGVHGMIVLGTVGENCSLTPAEKLDVLRASKDAVAGRVPLLSGVAETTTRQACEFAKAAEKAGLDGLMVLPGMVYKASGEEAIQHFRAVAKASDLPIMIYNNPIAYAVDITPEMFVQMADEPKFVAIKESSENVRRITDIRNACGNRYELFCGVDDLALESVMLGATGWVSGLVNAFPAENRLLWDLAMAGKYAEAVEVYRWYTPLLHLDTLPKLVQYIKMANAATGMGSEVTRAPRYPVTGTEREWVMDIINTAIANRPKVS
- the fusA gene encoding elongation factor G, with the translated sequence MAKDSGESEIEISKIRNVGVIAHIDAGKTTTSEHLLYYAGAKHKLGGVDHGTTETDFDPEEQQRGITIYSACVPLKWLNHDVNLIDTPGHVDFTAEVERSLRVLDGCICVFDAQKGVEAQSETVWRQANKYNVPRLVFINKMDIVGANFPAAVEEIREVLEGRPLPLFIPIGSGSSKETNTPFIGIVDLLKMEALYFESADFGKTIRTEAIPEELLAEAQSYRENLFNVITEHDDEDMITTRYLEGEEIPLDDVRQLIRKQAVRGQIHPVLCGSGREHAGIQPLLDAICYYMPSPLDVPPVVGVNPKKNNKEEVRKPDPKDYFCALVFKVIAQDSGDLFFLRIYSGTLKFNSRVYNPGRDSKEVIGKLYHIHADPTQRDDLPHTYAGDIVAVIGLKDCVTGDTLCDTQHPILLEQITFAETVVSQRIEPESSADKDKLIGALSKLEREDPTLHIRVDKDTGQMLMSGMGTLHLEVKRNRLERDFRLKIRVGKPQVSYRETLKESCRIVGECDRMLGGKSVFANVTIDFEVKKAEHPTSVVNKLKPGIVPDNIKDALTKSLKVAIQSGGLGFPVLDVHATIVDATFDPERSTDAAYEAAISDALQKAFSRENMQLLEPIMRLTVNVPDEVMGNVISYIISRRGEIDNQESNGKTSFIEARVPLETMFAYADEIRSVTQGRASPTMEPDSYAPAPDEKLRSFLDG
- the mraZ gene encoding division/cell wall cluster transcriptional repressor MraZ, whose amino-acid sequence is MLLTGTHPRTLDDKNRLTLPKRVREVMGEPTILYVTPGPDKSLWIFTEAELEKLSQKLDELPATNAEAKLFRRLYFAQTETVDVDKTGRILVPERLNKFADLGKEVVLIGVRDHLELWHAGRWQAFNDENLDTFDQAAEQAFNARNSRI